In a genomic window of Siniperca chuatsi isolate FFG_IHB_CAS linkage group LG1, ASM2008510v1, whole genome shotgun sequence:
- the LOC122875548 gene encoding rho family-interacting cell polarization regulator 1-like has translation MFTGSTKLPPTKTPQPERLDEVYAALRRGLQSYLQVHQLELDSLGQQIRENKRNGRLGSLYEQDKQVKAIERFMRRLEFHLSKVEELYDAYCIQRRLRDGASKMVAAFNLATGSKEARESLSEANKGYKECTEHMCSLESELESQMGEFHVKMKGLAGFARLCAGDQYEVLMRYGRQRWRLRGRVEVSNKQIWDSEEYIFLPLVTELLSIKVTELKSLANHVVVGSVSCEMLDLFCPLPQTLAVDINDLGTVKLNLEVTWSPFDKDDQTSSTSTVSKRLLSNQSPPNTPSMREQVFYSLLKRQGEMENGTVWSNSSESSDDSSSPALAHHAQRLTASNMLQTTLTTQLSFTPNKSSASTPSLSSNQEEDETEAGEVFSQTDAVPNGHLQTSCCHSHIGESSPDCTVSDRASVQSADLSESLADLSCSCPDVSVPPVLLMERPDLSESGVPQVCISAEEVKGDASEGSSVQAGQTEAELEDITTEAGEGLQVEASEKHSQPHQSVQESKQPEDAQTVPFPTSISFTQEVETALESFDFLNCSDLDEDEEEKEDEQQEDKGEKEADDGQREENQNKMEKEEKDEEKFYSGGSDEDEADGLDILMEAPEGFRNSDEDRFSESQSSVEDVQDLAQMEMPEDEEEHSEEKGEEQHGKDTSHGQEERPSTPGHLATTVF, from the exons ATGTTCACAGGCTCCACCAAACTGCCGCCCACTAAAACCCCCCAGCCTGAGCGGCTGGATGAAGTGTACGCTGCCTTACGCAGAGGCTTACA GTCGTACTTGCAGGTCCACCAGCTGGAGCTGGACAGTCTGGGTCAGCAGATCAGAGAAAACAAGAGGAACGGTCGTTTG GGGTCTTTGTATGAGCAGGATAAG CAAGTCAAAGCCATAGAGAGGTTCATGCGTCGCTTGGAATTCCACCTCAGCAAG GTTGAGGAGCTGTACGATGCTTATTGTATACAGCGGCGACTGCGTGATGGAGCAAGTAAGATGGTGGCAGCCTTTAACTTGGCCACTGGCAGCAAGGAGGCCAGAGAGAGCCTGAGTGAAGCCAACAAAGGCTACAAGGAATGTACAGAG CACATGTGCTCTCTTGAGAGTGAATTAGAAAGCCAGATGGGAGAATTTCATGTCAAGATGAAGG GCCTTGCTGGCTTTGCGCGGCTGTGTGCTGGTGACCAGTATGAG GTCCTAATGCGTTATGGGCGGCAACGTTGGAGGCTACGAGGCCGCGTGGAAGTCAGCAACAAGCAGATTTGGGACAGCGAAGAGTACATCTTCCTGCCTCTCGTCACAGAACTGCTGTCAATCAAG GTGACAGAGCTGAAGAGCCTGGCCAATCACGTGGTGGTGGGCAGTGTGTCCTGCGAAATGCTCGACCTGTTCTGCCCACTTCCCCAGACGCTCGCCGTGGATATCAACGACCTCGGGACGGTGAAGCTGAACTTGGAGGTCACCTGGAG tccaTTTGACAAGGATGACCAGACATCATCCACCAGTACAGTTTCCAAACGGCTGCTGTCCAATCAGAGCCCTCCTAACACGCCCTCTATGCGGGAGCAGGTGTTTTAT TCTCTGCTAAAGCGACAGGGAGAAATGGAGAACGGGACAGTCTGGTCCAACTCCTCTGAATCCTCTGACGACTCCTCCAGTCCAGCCCTGGCTCACCACGCTCAGAGGCTGACGGCCTCCAACATGCTGCAAACCACTCTCACCACTCAGCTGTCGTTCACGCCGAACAAGTCCAGCGCGTCAACGCCATCGCTCTCCTCCAACCAAGAGGAGGACGAGACAGAAGCTGGGGAGGTTTTCTCTCAGACAGATGCGGTGCCCAACGGCCATCTGCAGACTTCCTGCTGTCATAGCCACATCGGCGAGAGTAGTCCAGACTGTACTGTGTCTGATAGAGCGTCTGTCCAATCAGCTGACCTCTCTGAATCCTTAGCAGACCTAAGCTGCTCATGCCCCGATGTTTCTGTACCTCCCGTGTTGCTGATGGAGAGACCTGATTTGTCTGAAAGTGGCGTCCCACAGGTGTGTATATCTGCCGAGGAGGTAAAAGGTGACGCATCTGAGGGCTCGTCAGTACAGGCTGGACAGACTGAAGCAGAATTAGAGGACATCACCACTGAAGCAGGAGAGGGACTCCAGGTAGAAGCATCAGAGAAACACAGTCAGCCACATCAGTCCGTCCAGGAGTCAAAACAACCAGAGGACGCGCAGACG GTTCCTTTTCCTACTTCTATTAGTTTCACTCAGGAAGTCGAGACAGCCCTTGAAAGTTTCGACTTTCTCAACTGCTCTGACCTcgatgaagatgaggaggaaaaggaagatGAACAACAGGAAGACAAAGGAGAAAAGGAGGCAGATGATGGGCAACGTGAagagaaccaaaacaaaatggagaaagaagaaaaggatgAAGAGAAGTTTTACTCTGGAGGAAG CGATGAAGACGAGGCAGATGGTCTAGACATCCTTATGGAAGCCCCAGAAGGATTTAGGAACTCAGATGAAGATCGTTTCTCTGAATCACAG tcaagcGTGGAGGATGTGCAGGATTTGGCTCAGATGGAAATGCCcgaggatgaggaggagcaCAGCGAGGAAAAGGGAGAGGAACAACATG GAAAGGACACATCACATGGTCAGGAGGAGCGTCCCTCTACTCCCGGCCATTTGGCCACTACTGTCTTCTAA